Proteins encoded by one window of Dokdonella sp.:
- a CDS encoding PilT/PilU family type 4a pilus ATPase, whose product MSSVDFTSFLKLMVHKKASDLFITAGVAPSMKVHGRISPITQNALTPQQSRDMVLNVMTPSQREEFEKTHECQFAIAVTGVGRFRVSCFYQRNCVGMVLRRIETRIPTVDELSLPPIIKTLAMTKRGIIIFVGATGTGKSTSLAAMVGYRNQNSTGHIITIEDPIEYVHKHEGCIITQRELGIDTDSWENALKNTLRQAPDVIMIGEVRTRETMEHAINFSETGHLCLCTLHANNANQAMDRIIHFFAEDRRAQLFMDLSLNLKGVVAQQLIPTPDGKSRRVAIEVLLGTPLVQDYIRQGDIHKLKDVMKESTNLGMKTFDQSLFELYQAGEISYEDALRHADSANEVRLKIKLAQGGDAHTLSQGLDGVELAET is encoded by the coding sequence ATGAGCAGCGTCGATTTCACATCCTTTCTCAAGCTGATGGTGCACAAGAAGGCGTCCGACCTGTTCATCACGGCCGGGGTCGCGCCGTCGATGAAGGTGCATGGGCGCATCTCGCCGATCACGCAGAATGCGCTGACACCTCAGCAATCGCGCGACATGGTGCTGAACGTGATGACGCCATCGCAGCGCGAGGAATTCGAAAAGACGCACGAGTGCCAGTTTGCGATTGCCGTCACCGGCGTCGGTCGCTTCCGTGTTTCGTGCTTCTACCAGCGCAACTGTGTCGGCATGGTTCTGCGCCGCATCGAGACGCGCATCCCGACCGTCGACGAATTGAGCCTGCCGCCGATCATCAAGACGCTGGCGATGACCAAACGCGGCATCATCATCTTCGTCGGCGCCACCGGCACCGGCAAGTCGACTTCGCTGGCCGCGATGGTCGGTTACCGCAACCAGAACTCGACCGGTCACATCATCACGATCGAGGATCCGATCGAGTACGTGCACAAGCATGAGGGCTGCATCATCACCCAGCGCGAGCTCGGCATCGACACCGACTCCTGGGAGAACGCGCTGAAGAACACCCTGCGCCAGGCACCCGACGTCATCATGATCGGCGAGGTGCGCACGCGCGAGACGATGGAACACGCGATCAACTTCTCCGAGACCGGCCATCTGTGCCTGTGCACGTTGCACGCGAACAACGCCAATCAGGCGATGGACCGCATCATCCACTTCTTCGCCGAGGACCGTCGCGCGCAGTTGTTCATGGACCTGTCGCTGAACCTCAAGGGTGTGGTCGCCCAGCAGCTCATTCCCACTCCGGACGGCAAGTCGCGCCGAGTCGCCATCGAGGTACTGCTGGGCACGCCGCTGGTGCAGGACTACATCCGCCAGGGCGACATCCACAAGCTGAAGGACGTGATGAAGGAGTCGACCAACCTCGGCATGAAGACCTTCGACCAGAGCCTGTTCGAGCTTTACCAGGCCGGCGAAATTTCCTACGAGGATGCGCTGCGCCACGCAGATTCGGCCAACGAGGTGCGCCTCAAGATCAAGCTCGCCCAGGGCGGCGACGCGCATACCCTTTCGCAGGGCCTCGATGGCGTAGAGCTGGCGGAGACGTGA
- a CDS encoding type IV pilus twitching motility protein PilT, which translates to MDIAELLAFSVKNKASDLHLSAGLPPMIRVDGDVRRINIPALDHKQIHSLIYDIMSDKQRRDYEEFLEVDFSFEIPGLARFRVNAFNQNRGAGAVFRTIPSEVLTLEDLGCPKVFKELIEQPQGLILVTGPTGSGKSTTLAAMVDHVNKHEYGHILSVEDPIEFVHTSQKCLINQREVHRDTHGFNEALRSALREDPDYILVGELRDLETIRLALTAAETGHLVFATLHTSSAAKTIDRIIDVFPAGEKPMVRSMLSESLRAVISQSLLKKVGGGRIAAHEIMVGIPAIRNLIREDKVAQMYSAIQTGAQHGMQTLDQCLQDLVKRGLVTRQQAIGYAKNKEIFK; encoded by the coding sequence ATGGATATCGCCGAGCTGTTGGCCTTTTCGGTCAAGAACAAGGCCTCGGATCTGCATCTGTCGGCCGGCTTGCCGCCGATGATCCGCGTCGATGGCGACGTCCGCCGCATCAACATCCCGGCGCTCGACCACAAGCAGATCCACTCGCTGATCTACGACATCATGTCGGACAAGCAGCGCCGCGACTACGAAGAGTTTCTCGAGGTCGACTTCTCGTTCGAGATCCCGGGCCTGGCGCGCTTCCGCGTCAACGCCTTCAACCAGAACCGCGGTGCCGGCGCGGTATTCCGCACGATTCCGTCCGAGGTTCTGACTCTCGAGGACCTCGGCTGTCCGAAGGTGTTCAAGGAACTGATCGAGCAGCCTCAGGGGCTGATCCTGGTCACCGGGCCGACCGGCTCGGGCAAATCGACGACGCTGGCGGCGATGGTCGACCACGTCAACAAGCACGAGTACGGCCACATCCTCTCGGTCGAGGATCCGATCGAGTTCGTGCACACCTCGCAGAAGTGCCTGATCAACCAGCGCGAAGTGCACCGCGACACGCACGGTTTCAACGAGGCACTGCGCTCGGCGTTGCGTGAAGACCCGGACTACATCCTCGTCGGCGAGTTGCGCGACCTCGAAACCATCCGCCTTGCCCTTACGGCCGCGGAAACCGGTCACCTCGTGTTTGCCACCCTGCATACGAGTTCTGCGGCGAAGACGATCGACCGCATCATCGACGTGTTCCCGGCTGGCGAGAAACCCATGGTGCGCTCGATGCTGTCCGAGTCGTTGCGCGCGGTGATCTCGCAGTCGCTGCTCAAGAAGGTCGGCGGCGGCCGCATCGCCGCGCATGAGATCATGGTCGGCATCCCGGCTATCCGCAATCTGATCCGCGAGGACAAGGTTGCGCAGATGTATTCGGCGATCCAGACCGGCGCCCAGCACGGCATGCAGACCCTCGATCAGTGCCTGCAGGATCTGGTCAAGCGCGGCCTCGTCACCCGCCAGCAGGCAATCGGCTACGCGAAGAACAAGGAAATCTTCAAGTAG
- a CDS encoding YggS family pyridoxal phosphate-dependent enzyme, which yields MQAQSANSPELAWRSVIDRAQAAAAGRPVRVIAVGKTRPAAALAALAALGQRAFGENYVQEARAKQAELAGLDLEWHLIGPLQSNKCREVARHFDWLQTLDRARLVPLLERERPTGLPPLDVLVQVDIDDEPTKSGCAPDEVPALADLVSASPRLRLRGLMAIPAPAIDHADRARAFARMRALFERLRGTHPAIDTLSMGMSEDFELAIREGATMVRIGSALFGTRG from the coding sequence ATGCAAGCACAATCCGCGAATTCCCCCGAACTGGCATGGCGTTCCGTGATCGACCGCGCGCAGGCGGCGGCGGCGGGGCGGCCGGTGCGCGTGATCGCGGTCGGCAAGACGCGACCGGCGGCGGCGCTGGCTGCGCTGGCCGCGCTCGGCCAGCGTGCATTCGGCGAGAACTACGTGCAGGAAGCGCGCGCCAAGCAGGCCGAACTGGCCGGACTCGATCTCGAGTGGCATCTGATCGGCCCGCTGCAATCGAACAAGTGCCGCGAGGTCGCACGCCATTTCGACTGGCTGCAGACGCTCGACCGGGCCCGGCTGGTCCCCTTGCTCGAACGCGAGCGTCCTACCGGACTGCCACCGCTCGACGTGCTCGTTCAGGTTGACATCGATGACGAGCCAACCAAGTCCGGCTGCGCGCCGGACGAAGTGCCGGCCCTGGCCGATCTTGTCTCCGCGTCACCGCGTCTGCGCCTGCGCGGGCTGATGGCAATACCGGCTCCTGCCATCGACCATGCCGACCGCGCACGCGCCTTCGCCCGCATGCGTGCACTGTTCGAGCGCCTGCGTGGCACGCACCCTGCGATCGACACGCTGTCGATGGGCATGTCCGAGGACTTCGAGCTGGCGATCCGTGAAGGCGCAACCATGGTGCGCATCGGCAGCGCGCTGTTCGGCACGCGCGGCTGA
- a CDS encoding serine/threonine-protein kinase, producing MDPLTQRTLSIAREALDVEDTVARGDCVHRLCDGDAELERRVLRLIGDAESMTMEEAARPHGLSGRVFQPGEAVGPYRLLHPLGEGGMGEVWLAERADGAFERQVALKLLRGGWLRPDRHFRRERDILARLGHPNIAQLYDGGASGDQPWFALEYVDGETVTEWCDRQHLDVRRRVRLLLPLCAAVQFAHQNLVVHRDIKPANVLVTSDGTPKLLDFGIAKLVDQGEARQTQTLAMTPAYASPEQRRGDTVRTPSDVYQLGLLLFELLVGRAAHELRTAQGERLLPRLDLAFQVLPDAQRSAIAEARATTPERLRTLLRGDLARIVAKATAEVEVERYASPQALAQDLEAWLAGRPVRAHRGSLAYRARKFLRRNWAATAGVVAMVAASVFYVVDLADKNRRIAAERDQALVIAGFLQDLFRGANPQETGEPDLSARELLDRGVERLDRESRIGTHTRAQLEATMARSYQGLGLYEAARPLYDRALGALRANRAGDDQLYARTLKDSAASALDASDTTEAEAVLREAGGLLAALSGRDQIESAYAHAAAAMALGNLMRPAEAEPHYVEIARLRTRLFSRDPRFFAEMSLLQVDHAQLVHGPERAVETAREAVALNREALDDKAPDTARALVALADSLLDLRQYAEAERHYRLGIERLRETLGPRHRQVGVKLSNLGLLYLRLGRFDEARRTLTEALDVLAGVYGSRHAYLLPAMTYLSWAALEAGDLGTARAMAVRATSLAEGEDVFDAYKARVQHMRGRLDCHDGMFDKAMAEFAAAKAIYAQEHEAFLGPALLGHEAACLASVGRVAEALALLPQAIDGLERGVGAEAWDTRQAKLLQATLKARVADAPH from the coding sequence ATGGACCCGTTGACCCAGCGCACCCTCAGCATCGCACGCGAGGCACTCGATGTCGAAGACACGGTCGCCCGTGGGGATTGCGTGCATCGCCTGTGTGATGGAGACGCCGAGCTCGAGCGGCGCGTACTGCGCCTCATCGGCGATGCCGAATCGATGACCATGGAGGAAGCGGCACGCCCGCACGGCCTGTCCGGCAGGGTTTTCCAGCCGGGGGAGGCGGTCGGTCCGTATCGCCTGCTGCATCCGCTCGGCGAAGGCGGCATGGGCGAAGTCTGGCTCGCCGAGCGCGCCGATGGCGCATTCGAGCGCCAGGTCGCACTGAAGCTGCTGCGCGGCGGTTGGCTGCGCCCAGACCGGCATTTCCGCCGTGAGCGCGACATCCTCGCCCGTCTCGGCCACCCGAACATCGCCCAGCTCTACGACGGTGGCGCCAGCGGCGACCAGCCGTGGTTCGCGCTCGAGTATGTCGACGGCGAAACCGTCACCGAATGGTGTGACCGCCAGCACCTCGATGTGCGCCGCCGCGTGCGTCTGCTGCTGCCGCTGTGCGCGGCTGTGCAGTTCGCCCACCAGAACCTCGTCGTGCACCGCGACATCAAGCCGGCCAACGTGCTGGTCACCAGCGACGGCACGCCGAAACTGCTCGACTTCGGCATCGCCAAACTGGTCGACCAAGGGGAAGCCCGTCAGACGCAGACGCTGGCGATGACTCCGGCCTATGCGAGTCCCGAGCAGCGCCGGGGCGATACCGTGCGCACGCCGAGCGACGTCTACCAGCTCGGTTTGTTGTTGTTCGAACTGCTGGTCGGCCGTGCTGCACACGAGCTGCGCACGGCACAGGGCGAGCGCCTGCTGCCGCGCCTCGATCTTGCCTTCCAGGTGCTGCCGGATGCACAACGCAGCGCGATCGCCGAGGCACGTGCGACCACGCCCGAGCGCCTGCGCACGCTGTTGCGCGGCGATCTCGCCCGCATCGTCGCCAAGGCCACGGCCGAGGTCGAAGTCGAGCGCTACGCCTCGCCGCAGGCGCTGGCCCAGGATCTCGAGGCCTGGCTGGCCGGGCGACCCGTGCGCGCGCATCGCGGCAGCCTGGCCTACCGCGCACGCAAGTTCCTGCGGCGTAACTGGGCGGCGACCGCGGGAGTGGTCGCGATGGTTGCGGCCTCGGTGTTCTACGTCGTCGATCTTGCCGACAAGAACCGCCGCATCGCCGCGGAAAGGGACCAGGCCCTCGTAATCGCTGGCTTCCTGCAGGACCTGTTCCGCGGGGCGAATCCGCAGGAGACCGGTGAGCCGGACCTCAGTGCCCGCGAGTTGCTCGATCGCGGTGTGGAGCGCCTCGACCGCGAATCGCGCATCGGTACGCACACGCGCGCGCAGCTCGAGGCGACGATGGCGCGTTCGTACCAGGGCCTCGGGCTGTATGAGGCGGCGCGCCCGCTCTATGACCGCGCACTCGGGGCGTTGCGTGCAAACCGTGCGGGTGATGACCAGTTGTATGCGCGCACGCTCAAGGACAGTGCGGCCAGTGCACTCGACGCCAGCGACACGACCGAGGCCGAAGCGGTGCTGCGCGAAGCCGGAGGACTGCTCGCCGCGCTGAGCGGACGCGACCAGATAGAATCCGCGTATGCGCACGCGGCTGCGGCAATGGCTCTCGGCAACCTGATGCGTCCGGCTGAGGCGGAGCCGCACTACGTCGAGATCGCGCGTCTGCGCACTCGGTTGTTCTCACGTGATCCACGCTTCTTTGCCGAGATGAGCCTGCTGCAGGTTGATCATGCGCAGCTCGTCCACGGCCCTGAGCGCGCGGTCGAGACTGCGCGCGAAGCGGTCGCCCTCAACCGCGAGGCCCTCGACGACAAGGCGCCGGATACGGCGCGCGCGCTGGTCGCGCTGGCGGACAGCCTGCTCGACCTGCGTCAGTATGCCGAAGCCGAACGCCACTACCGGCTCGGCATCGAGCGCTTGCGCGAGACCCTCGGGCCGCGTCATCGCCAGGTCGGCGTCAAGCTCAGCAATCTCGGCCTGCTGTACCTGCGCCTCGGCCGCTTCGACGAAGCTCGCAGGACGCTGACCGAAGCGCTCGACGTGCTGGCTGGCGTGTACGGATCGAGGCATGCCTACCTGCTGCCGGCAATGACCTACCTGTCATGGGCCGCGTTGGAGGCGGGAGACTTGGGTACGGCGCGCGCGATGGCCGTGCGCGCCACGAGCCTTGCCGAGGGCGAGGACGTCTTCGACGCGTACAAGGCGCGCGTGCAGCACATGCGCGGCCGTCTCGATTGCCATGACGGCATGTTCGACAAGGCCATGGCCGAGTTCGCGGCGGCCAAGGCCATCTACGCACAGGAACACGAAGCCTTCCTCGGCCCTGCGCTGCTCGGCCACGAAGCCGCTTGCCTTGCCTCCGTCGGTCGCGTCGCCGAGGCCTTGGCCTTGCTGCCGCAGGCCATCGATGGGCTCGAGAGGGGCGTCGGCGCGGAAGCCTGGGATACGCGCCAGGCCAAGCTGTTGCAAGCGACGCTGAAGGCGCGCGTTGCGGATGCGCCACACTGA
- a CDS encoding ECF-type sigma factor — MPGTTTELLQRWRAGEPAALDALLPQVYGELRRLAAGALGAHKGHATLQPTALLNEVFVRLLSADQVDLENRKHLFATAARIMRQILVDRARRAASDKHGAAWQRESFVEALQLPIPGHTDLQLLDAALEELGQANERMARVVELRYFVGLSVAEAAGVLEVEERTVYRDWALAKAWLQERLRA, encoded by the coding sequence ATGCCGGGGACCACGACTGAATTGCTGCAACGCTGGCGGGCGGGGGAACCCGCCGCGCTCGATGCCCTGTTGCCGCAGGTCTACGGTGAACTGCGTCGTCTTGCCGCTGGTGCGCTCGGCGCCCACAAGGGGCACGCCACGCTGCAGCCGACTGCATTGCTCAATGAAGTCTTCGTGCGCCTGCTCAGTGCCGACCAGGTCGATCTCGAGAACCGCAAGCACCTGTTCGCCACGGCGGCGCGCATCATGCGCCAGATCCTCGTCGATCGGGCGCGCCGCGCCGCCAGCGACAAGCACGGGGCCGCCTGGCAGCGCGAAAGCTTCGTCGAGGCGCTGCAGCTGCCGATTCCCGGCCACACGGACCTGCAACTGCTCGACGCGGCACTGGAGGAACTCGGACAAGCCAACGAGCGCATGGCGCGCGTTGTCGAACTGCGTTATTTCGTCGGATTGAGCGTCGCCGAGGCCGCTGGCGTGCTGGAAGTGGAGGAGCGCACGGTCTATCGCGACTGGGCGCTGGCAAAGGCGTGGTTGCAGGAACGCCTGCGCGCTTGA